GTTATGTTTGTTCTTAGTAAGATTTTGATTATTTACAATAGTACAAAATTTCAGAACATAATAGGAATAATAGGAGGAATAATATGGCAAGAATAGTTGTTGCTTTAGGGGGGAATGCCTTAGGGGATACCCCACAAGAACAGCGAAAAGCAGTTGAAAATACTGCAGGTTCAATAGTTAATTTGATAAAAGAAGGACATGAAGTAATTTTAGCTCATGGTAATGGACCGCAAGTTGGAATGATTAATTTAGCTTTTGAAGATTCTTCTGCTAACGGTAGTGGGGTTCCAGAGATGCCATTTCCAGAATGTGGAGCAATGAGTCAAGGATATATAGGGTATCATTTGCAGAACGCAATAGGTGAAAAACTAGAAGAGGAGAATGTTGATAGATCGATTGCTTCTGTAGTGACCCAAGTAATTGTGGATGAAAATGATGATGCTTTTGATAATCCAACTAAACCAGTTGGTAGTTTTTATTCAAAAGAAAAAGCTGAAGAATTAGAGAAAGAAAAAGGCTATAACATGATAGAGGATTCAGGAAGAGGATATAGAAGAGTAGTACCAAGTCCAATTCCAGTTGATATTGCTGAAAAAGAAGTTTTAAAAACCTTAGTAGATGATAATCATTTAGTAATTGCCTGTGGTGGAGGTGGGGTTCCTGTTGTTAGAGAAGGTTCTAAATTAAAAGGAGTTCCAGCCGTAATTGATAAAGATTTTGCAAGTGAAAAGTTAGCTGAAATTTTAGATGCTGATATGTTGGTTATTTTAACAGCAGTAGAGCAAGTTGCTCTTAATTTTGGTCAAGAAAATGAAGAATGGCTTTCTAAAATGGATACGGAGATGGCAAAAGAATATTGTAAAGAAGGTCATTTTGCTGAAGGAAGTATGCTGCCTAAAGTAGAAGCTGGAATAAAGTTTGCTGAATGCGACAGTAATAATAAAACACTAATTACTTGTTTAGAAAAGGCTAAGGATGGATTGGATGGGAAAACTGGAACTGTTATTGCTTAAGGTTTCTAACAGGTAATTAATTTTGACTTAAAGGAGTGTGGAACCAGCCTTAAAAAGGGGGGCCTCACTCCTAATTACCATAGTGTAATTGGGGGATAATTTATGAATGAATTAGAAGAAGCGGCTAAAACGGTAATTGAAGATTGTATGGATATTAGTGAAGAGGAAACAGTGTTAATAGTTACAGATGATTATTTATTTGAGGTGGGACAAGTATTATTTGAATTAGCTAAGACAAGAGCAAAAGAAGCGGTTTTAACAGAAATTACTATCAGAGAAAATGATGGAGAAGAACCTCCTGCTGAAGTCTCTGAATTAATGCAGCAATTTGATGTAATCTTATTACCTACTTATAAATCTTTATCTCATACTCAAGCTCGACAAAAAGCTAATAAAGCTGGAGCTAGAATAGCTAGTCTTCCTGAAGTGACTATGGAAGTTATGGAAGATACGCTAACTGTTAATTATCACAAAATTAAAGATAGAAGTTTAAAGTTAGCAGAAAAATTAGAGCAGGCAGAAACTGCAAAGGTAATAGCTCCTAATGGTACGAATATAGAGATGTCTATTAATGGTCGGTCTGGTCATCCGGATACAGGTATTTATCACAATAGTGGTGATTTTGGTAATTTACCAGCTGGAGAGGCTTATATAGCTCCAGTTGAGGGAACTGCAACTGGTAAATTTGTTGTAGATGGTTCTATGAGTGGAGCAGTTGTAAATACTGAAGAAATAGAATTAATAGTTGAAGATGGTTATGTTGTAGATATAAAAGGAAAGGAAGCAGCTAGTGATTTAGAGAAAGTAGTGAACCAATATGGTAAAAAAGCAAAGAATATTGCTGAGTTGGGAATTGGAACTAATGACCAAGCAAAATTATGTGGAAATATAACAGTAGATGAAAAGATTATGGGCACAATACATATAGCAATTGGTGATAATATGGCTTTTGGTGGAAAAGTAGAAGTAGATTCTCATTTAGATGGGATCATTACAAATCCAACCCTAGAATTAGATGGAGAAATAATAATGGAAGAGGGTAATTTAAAATTATAATTTCATGATAATGTAAGGTTTAATTTATTTTAAAAGTAAAAAAGATTACTAATTTGTTGGGAAATTTTTTAAGTATTATTTAAAAAGGATTACTTTAGTGTTTAAATATATATAGGGATACTACTTATTTATGGAGGCTTATAAAATCCAATTGTGAAGGGAGAATAGAAATGTTTTCTTTAAAAGATTTTAAAATGCCTAGTGCATATACTATACTTATAACTCTTATTATAGTTGTAGCTTTATTAACTTGGATTGTGCCAGCAGGTAAATATCAACAACAAAACGGGAAACCAGTTCCTGAAACTTATCATCAAGTAGAACAGAATCCTCAAGGAATATTTGAAATTATCATGGCTCCAGTGAGAGGTTTTCATGATGCAATCGGTGTATCTTTTTTTATTCTTGTCATTGGAGGTTATTTGGGAATAGTAATGGAAACTGGAGCGATAGATTCTGGAATAGCTCATATCACTAGAGCCTTAAAGGGAAAAGAAAAATGGATGATTCCAATTTTGATGATAGCTTTTGGATTAGGTGGAACTTCTTTTGGAATGTGTGAAGAAACTATAGCCTTTTATCCGTTGGTTATACCAGTATTTTTAGCTGCTGGTTATGATGTAGTTACTGCTGTATCAGTTATTCTTTTAGGGGCAGGTGTTGGATGTTTAGGTTCAACTGTTAATCCTTTTGCTACAGGAATAGCTTCTGGATTTGCTAAAGTTTCAATTGGAGAAGGAATAGGGCTTAGGCTTTTAATTTTAGTAGTGTTAGAAGCAATAGCTATTTATTATGTAATGAAATATGCCGATAAAGTGAAAAAAGATCCTTCAAAATCAATTGTTTATGATTTAAGAGAACGAAATCGAAAACATTTTCTTCATTCTGAATCCCAAGATGAGAATGAATTTCCTGAGTTAACAGGTAAAAGAAAGTTGATTTTGGGTTTGTTTTCAATTTCATTTTTAGTGATGATATTTGGTGTAATTCCGTTCGAAGATATAGGGATTACTTTTCTTCCTACATTAGGATGGTGGTTTAAAGAATTAACAGCTTTATTTTTTGTATCAGCTTTAGTAGTAGGTTTAGCAGGAGGTTTAAGTGAAGGAGAAATAGTTTCATCATTTATTGAGGGAGCTCGTGATTTATTGGGAGTTGCCTTTATTGTTGGTATATCTAGAGGTATAACTGTTGTAATGGATCATGGTCATATTTCAGCTACCTTTCTGCATTGGGGAGAAAGTACTCTTTCTCAGTTAGGTGAAATACCATTTATTATATTTACTTATTTATTTTACATTCCATTATCCTTTTTGGTGCCTTCTACTTCTGGATTAGCTACATTATCTATGCCTATTATGGCTCCTATTGGAGAATTTGCAGGTGTTGGTAGAGAGCTAGTTGTTACAATTTATCAGTCTTCAGTAGGAATTGTTAACTTATTTACTCCAACAAGTGGAGTAGTAATGGGAGCTTTGGCTATTGCTAAGTTACCTTATGATCGCTGGATAAAACATGTTTGGAAATTAGTAGGTATTTTGATAGTAGCAAATATTATTTTATTATCTATTGGAACTATATAAATTTCATTTAATATGTGGTGAGAATAAATATAGGGGTAATATTACCCCTATATTTTTTGTTATATAGTTTAGAGTTAAGATTATGTACTAAAAATCATTCATTATAATAGTAATTATTTACTTTTTTAGATATAATTTAGTTATAAGATAAAAGGAGGGGGTAAAGTTGAATGAAAGGCAGTCTGAAATTCTAAATATAATTCGAAATGAAACAGTTAATACTCAACGTGAGTTAGTTGAAAAATTACATAAAAGAGGTATTAGAGCTACTCAATCTACCGTATCTCGTGACATTAAAAGATTATCTTTGGTAAAAATTATTGATCAAAATGGGGAATATAGGTATACTATTCCAGAGTCTGATTCAGGTCAGGAAAAAAAAGGATGGATGAAAAAAGTAATTGATGATTTTGCACTAGAAGTTAATATCTCTAATAATTTAATAATTATAGATAGTTTGCCTGGATCAGCTGATACATTAGGAGCAGCAATAGATCAAGTTGATTTTAGTGAAGTAATTGGGACAGTAGCTGGAGATGATACATTACTTTTGGTAATAAAACCTCCCGAAAAAGCTAAAAAACTTTATAATGAATTTAAAATGATGATTGAGAAAAACTATTGATAGAGGAGGTAAAATATGTCTTTTATATTTGAAATTGAAAGAAAATTAAAAGAAAAATTAAGAGAAGCAATCAAAAGATCAGTGGGATTAGAGATTGAAGAAATACCAACTATTAAGTTAGAGGATCCCCGAGAAGAAAAACATGGTGATTATGCTACTAATATTGCAATGGTTTTATCCGGTAAAAGTGAGAAATCATCACGGAAAATTGCAACTGAGATTTCAAATAATCTAGAAAATTTCAATTATTTATCAAAAGTTAAAGTAGCAGGACCAGGTTTTATTAATTTTTATCTTAAAAATGATTGGTTATATGAAGTGTTAACAGAAATTAAAGAAAAAGGAATGGATTATGGTAGAGTTAATGTAGGAGAAGGGGAAAAAGTACAAGTAGAATTTGTTAGTGTTAATCCAACTGGCCCCTTACATGTTGGGCATGGACGAGGAGCGGTAGTAGGAGATGTGCTAGCTAATCTTTTAGATGTTGCTGGCTATGAAGTTAGTAAAGAATATCTTATAAATGATGCTGGTAATCAGATGGATATGTTGGGTAGATCAGTAGCAGTGAGATATCAACAATTGTTAGGAAAGGAAGTTTCTTTTCTGGAAGAGGGATATAGAGGAAGTTATATTGAAGATATAGCAGAAGAAATTAGAATTAAAAATGGGGATGAATATTTAGAAAAGGCTAACAATGATGAAATTGAATATTTTCGAGAGTATGCTTATGATAAAATGCTGAATAGAATTAAGCAAACAGTAAATGAGTTTGGAATAAGTTTTGATAACTGGTTTAGTGAAAGAAGTTTACATCCTGAAGCAATTGAAGAGGTTGTACAAGAGTTAAAAGAAGTCGAATATATTTATGAAGAAGATGGAGCTTTATGGTTTAAATCTACTGAATTTGGCGATGATAAGGATCGAGTAGTGATAAAGTCTGATGGTTCTCCTACTTATTTTGCTGCGGATATCGCATATCATAAGAATAAATTTGAACGAGGATTTGATAAAGTAATAAATATTTGGGGAGCAGATCATCATAGTCATGTAGATAGAATGAAAGCAGTAGTTGAAGCTTTAGGATATGATACTGAATCTTTATCAATTATTTTAGTACAAATGGTTACATTATTTGAAGATGGAAATGAGGTGCAGATGTCAAAACGAGCTGGTGAATTTATTACTTTGCAGGATGTAATTGATGAAGTAGGAGTTGACGTGGCTAGGTATTTTTATATTATGCGAGATACGGATAGTCAACTAGATTTTGATTTAGAACTTGCTAAACAAGAATCTACTAATAATCCTATTTATTATGTCCAATATGCTCATGCGAGAATCTGTAGTTTATTAGAAAAAAAAGAAAATGAAAATGTTAAATTGCCTGATATTGAAGAGATAGATTTAACAAATTTACAGGCAGAAGAAGAGATAGATTTACTTAATAAATTAGCTTCCTATCCAAAAGAAATTTCAAAATGTGCTAAAACTAAAGAGCCTCATCATTTAGCTCAATTTGTTTATGATTTAGCCTCTAAATTTCATAGTTTCTATAATAAATGTCCAGTTATACTTAATGATAAAGAAGTGATGTATGCTAGATTGCATTTAGTTATAGCATGTAAGCAAATATTAAAGGATATACTTGAGAATTTATTAGGCATTTCTGCTCCTGAAAAAATGTAATTAAAACTAATTGAATTCATATTAATATAAGCAGCTTAGTTCTAGTATACTAGAACTAAGCTGCTTTAGTAGTAGATAATTTAAATGATATCAAATTTATAAGTAATATTTTAAAATGGAAAGAACTTAATTGTATTTTTTATTATTTACTTATATATTCTATTTAAATATACTATAGTTTATTAAAAAATAATATAAATCCCCTTGAATAGGTTGGATATTAATGTTAAGTTTTGATAAAATATTTATAGTTTGGTTTTCTTTTTGACCTATTCTGATTTTTGCAAAATGATAATAGTTAATTATTTGTAAATAATCAGCTATGACATAACATAATATAAGATTGGGAATAAATTAAAAACTATTAGGAGGGAGAATATAATGAGTAAGCCTAGATATCAGCAGGAAGAATGGCGGGAGAAGATGAAGATTAGATTGGATGTTAATAATATGTTTGCTAACCAGATAGGAGAGAAGCATGGTTTTACTCCAGAAGATATTAATAATTTAGAAAAAAGATTAGTAGCAGCTCATAAATCTATTAAAGAAGCAAAACAAGAGGGGAAATTAGGATTTATGGAACTGCCAGAGACACAAAAAGAAGTGGCTAATAAGATAAAAAAATTAGTAGCTGAAAAAAGAAATGAATTTGATAACTTTGTTGTATTAGGTATTGGTGGTTCTGCTCTAGGATCGATAGCGTTGCGAACAGCTTTTACTAATTCTTATGATCAAAAAGCACCTAGATTATTTATTTCTGATAATGTTGATCCAACTAAATTTAAAGAAATGTTAAAAACTTTAGACTTGGAAAAGACAGTTTTTAATGTAATTTCCAAATCGGGTGGAACAGCAGAAACTATGAGTCAGTTTTTGATTGCTCGTGATTTAGTAGCTAAAGAGCTAGGAGAAGATAAAATAGCAGAACACTTTATTGCTACTACAAGTAAGGATTCTGGAAAATTAATTAAAATAGCGCAAAAAGAAGGCATGGAAACCTTTCATATTCCTGATAATGTAGGAGGGAGATTTTCGGTTTTAACGCCTGTTGGTTTATTACCAGCTGCTTTCTGTGGTATTAATATAGAAGAATTATTAGCAGGAGCAGAATATATGGATCGTAGATGTGATACAGATGATATTTGGAAGAATCCTGCTTACTTGAATGCTACACTTCAATATTTGGCAGATCAAAACGGAAAAAGAATATCAGTTATGATGCCATATGTTGATAAATTAAAAGATATTGCTGATTGGTATCGACAGTTATGGGCTGAGTCTTTAGGGAAAGAAAAGAATAGAGAAGGAGATATAGTGAATGTCGGTCCTACACCAATTAAAGCATTAGGAACTACTGACCAACATTCACAGGTTCAATTATATATGGCCGGTCCTTATGATAAGGTGATTACCTTTTTAACTGTTGATGATTATGGTGCAGAAGTAGAAATTCCTGAAGAATACAGTGAAATTGAGGAAGTTTCTTACTTAGGCGGACATACTTTGAATGAATTAATTACTACAGAACAGACGGCAACAGAACTAGCTTTAACTAAAAGACAACGATTAAATGCTACTATTAATCTTCCGCGGGTAAATGAGTTTACTATTGGGCAGCTGTTCTATATGCTTGAATTACAAACTGCATTTGCTGGTGAATTATATAATATTAATGCATTTAATCAGCCAGGAGTAGAGTTAGGAAAGAATTATACTTATGGAGTATTGGGACGAAAAGATTATGAAGAGATGAAAGAAGAATATGAGTCAAGAACTCAAAAAGATGATAAATTAATTTTATAGATAGCAAAAATATAATATGTTGAGCATTTTTGATTCTGGAATTTTTTTCAATGTTAATTTTCTTATTCTAGGTTATAATACTACAAAAATGATATTAGAATTTTAATCAGTAAATTTTTTAGGAGAAGATTCAAAAATTAAAAAGGATTTGTTTGAATTTTAGTGAATAAGTTTATTAGGGCGATTAAAATAAGGAATTAGAATGATTTAGGAGGATAAAGAGTGAATCGAAGAAAACTTAAAATACTATTTCCATTATTGATTTTTTTACTCATATTCAATATCTATGCAGTAGCTTTTGCCTCTAGTTTAGGAGTTAGGGATTTAGAAGTTGGGATGCGGGGAGATGATGTTAAATTACTACAAAAGAGGTTGAATAATTTAGGTTACAGTATAGAGGTTGATGGTATTTTTGGTAGAGAAACTAAAGAAGTAGTAAGGAAATTTCAGACAAAAAAGAATTTATTATCAGATGGAATTGTAGGTCCTAGGACTATTTATTATCTACAGAATGCCAAAATTGATTTGGAATATAAAGTTCAGCCAGGCGACTCACTATCTGAATTGGCAAAAGAATATGATGTTTCTATTAATGCGATCAAAAAAGCTAATGATCTTAAAGATTCAACAATTATAGTTGGACAGAAGTTAATAATTCCTGATACTGCAATAGGTGGTGGAAAAGAAAAAAATCTTTATAATATTATTATCGAATATAAAGTTAAGTCTGGAGATACATTATCGGAATTAGCTAATAGATATAATAGTGATATCTCTGAAATTAAAGAGTTAAATAATTTGAATGCCCCTCGGATTAAAGTTGGACAAACTTTAAAGATCCCCAGAAAAGCTCGTGGGGTTAAGGTAAGTGGGAGTACTTCTAGTTATCACCGACCAAGATTTATTTGGCCGGCTAAAGGTAGAATAAGTTCTAAATTTGGTTATAGAATCCATCCTATCACTTCTGAGCGGCATTTTCATGGTGGCATTGATATAGCTATTCCCCGTGGGACTACAGTTAAGGCAGCAGCTTCTGGAAAGGTTGTTACAAGTTCATGGGTTAAGGGTTTTGGGTATACTGTAATTATCAGACATAAAAAGCGAGTTAAAACCTTATATGCTCATAACTCCCGATTATTAGTTAGGTCTGGTCAGTATGTGCGACAAGGACAAGCTATTTCGCGTTCAGGTAGTACTGGGCGTAGTACTGGTCCACATCTTGATTTTAGAATTTTAATTGATGGAGATCCTATTGATCCTTTGGACAAACTTCCACATAGATATTAAAGTTATCTAATTAAGTTTCTGGTCATGCGACCAGAAACTTAATTTTATTAAAGTTTAAAAAACTTTAATATATAGAAGGTATTTAACTTAGAATATAGAAGAAATATTAATAAGTATATTATTTTTTATAAGAGATTTGTGAAAAAATGAACATCAATTGTAATTGTAGAAAAATATCGTTAAAAATTCAGGGAAATGGTTAATAAGAAAGTAAGGGGGAAGGGGATAAATGAAACTTAAAGATATTAAGGATATTACGAAATCAAAAGTGATAGTAGGAGAAAATAACTTAGACCTAGAAATTAATGCAGCTTGTGGTGCTGATTTAATGAGTGATGTATTAGCCTTTACTGCTGAAAAAACTCTCTTATTAACAGGATTAACTAAGCTTCAAGTTATTAGAACTGCTGACTTAATTGATTTAGCGGCAATTATTTTTGTTAGAGGGAAACAGCCGAGTGAAAAAACAGTAAAATTAGCTAAAGAAAGTGAGATTCCTCTTTTATATACTGATTATACTTTATATGAATCATCTGGTCGACTGTATCAGGCGGGGTTAAGAGGAGATAGTCCAAAGGAGGAAGTATAATTTGCAGAATTTTACATTAGAAATAACTAAGCAGATTTCGGCTGATTTAACAATTAATGATATTATGACTGATGATGTAATTACATTACGTCCCGATAATAAGCTTAAAAATGCTAAAGAAATTATGCGCCTTAGAAAAATTTCCGGAATTCCTATTGTTGATAAGGATAAAAGGCTGCTTGGGATTATTAGTATTGATGACATTATTCAGGGACTTGAATATGATAAATTAGATAATAAAATTAGTGATATGATGAGTACAGATTTAATTACGGTTAATCAAAATAGTTCAATTTCTGATGTCATATTTAAGTTTAAGAAGTATAAGTTTGGGAGATTACCTGTAATAGATGATAATGATAAATTAGTAGGACTTATTACTCCAGGAGATATCACTCGAAAATTATTAGCTAAGATGAAAGAGGAGATAAGTAAAGATGGTTTTGGCGAAGATAAAGTTAAAAAAGAAATAAAGAAGGGAAATGAAGAAGAGCTTCCTCCTTTGGAGTTGCAGATTGAAGGTGGCGATTTTAAAAGCGGTGGAAGTGCATCTAGTAAAATTAAGAATGTTTTAAAGAAATTAGAGATTAAAACACCTTTAATTAGAAAAGCAGCTATTATAGCTTATGAAGCGGAGATGAATGTAGTAATTCATGCTAAGCGAGGTAAAATATTGTTAGAAGCTGATCAAAATCAAATTAAAATCATTGTTGAAGATTCAGGTCCGGGAATTAAAGATATAGAATCTGCTATGAAGCCTGGTTATTCTACTGCTTCTGAGTATATTCGGGAACTAGGCTTTGGAGCTGGTATGGGTTTGGCAAATATTGAACGTTATTCAGACGAATTAAATATTGAATCAAAAGTAAATCAAGGTACTAGAATAGAAGCAGTGATTTATCTGGATTCAGATGATTAATTTAAAAGTTTGCTAGATATAAAGGAGGCGCTAAATTGTGAAGTTAACAAAAGTTGTTTCTAAGTTAGATTTAGAAGTGAGTGATAAATCAATTAATTTAGATTCTAAAATAACAGGAGGTTATTCTTCTGATTTGTTGAGTCATGTAATGGGGCAGGCTGAACCGGGTAACTTATGGATTACTATTCAGACACATCAAAATATAGTAGCAGTAGCGTCTTTAATTGAATTATCCGGGATTATAATTGTTGATGGAGTAGATTTAGATGATGAAACTATAACTAAGGCTAGAGAAGAAGAAATTCCTTTATTAACTACTGAATTATCAGCTTATGAAGTAGCAGGTCGTCTGTATAAACTAGGAGTTTGAGGAGTATTATATAATGATGGAATATTTAGCTGATCTTCATATTCATACAGTTCTGTCTCCTTGTGGAGATTTGTTAATGACACCGCAGAATATTATTCATGCGGCAGAAGAAAAGGAGATAGATATTTTAGCAATTACTGACCATAATTCAGCTGGAAATTTGGAGGTAGCTTTAGAATTAGCTGAAGATTCAGATGTTAATATTATTCCGGGGATAGAGATTGAAACTAAAGAAGAAATTCATTTAATTGCTCTTTTTCCAAGTTTAGAAGAGGTGCTTTCTTTTCAAAAAATGATTTATTCTCATCTACCTTCGATTGATAATGATGAAGAACTTTTTGGCCCACAATTAATTACTGACAATGAGGATCAATTTGTAGGTAGATTGGAACAATTACTTTTAGTGTCGATTGATCTTTCTTTAGAAAGAGCTATATCTGAGGCTAGGAGTAGAGAGGGAATAATTTTTCCAGCCCATGTTGGTAAAAAGGAGTATAGTATATTATCTAATTTAGGTTTTATCCCAGACGAAATCAATTTTTCAGTGTTAGAACTTTCTAAAAACAGCTCTAAAGCAGAGTTATATGATAAATTTCCTACAATAAAGTCTTATCCTTTAATAAAATCTTCAGATGCACATTATATATCTGATATATCACCACATATTAAATTTGATTTAAAAGCTCCAATATTGTCGGAGATTAATTTGGCTTTTAAAGGTAAAAAAGGACGTAAGGTAACATTTAATAATTGATTATACTTATGGAGGAATAGAAAGTGAAAGAGTTATCACTACATATTTTAGATTTAGTACAGAATTCCATTAAAGCTGGAGCTACAGAAATAAAAATAAAAGTAATTGAGGATTTGGTGGCTGATCAAATGAAGATTCTGATTGTAGATGATGGTAAAGGAATTTCTGATGAGTTTCTTGAAGAGGTATTAGATCCTTTTACTACAACTAGAACTACTCGAAAAGTAGGATTAGGTTTGCCTCTTTTTCAAGCTGCAGCTGAACAGTGTAGTGGAGGACTTAATATTTCATCTAAAGAGGGGGAAGGTACAAAAGTAAAGGCGACTTTTCAGCATAGTCATATTGATCGTGCACCATTAGGGGATATTGAGGAAACTATTGCAACAATAATTCAAGGAAATCCTAATTTGGAGATCTATTATCGACATGTAATCAATGATGAAGAATTTTTATTTGCTACATCTGATTTTAGAAAGAGATTAGAGGAAGTGCCTCTTGATGAACCAGAGGTACTTAGCTTTATTAAAGAATATTTATCAGAGAATATAGAAAAATTAAAGCAGCAGAATTATAAAGATTGAAATTAAATTTAAGATTTAAGCAGGAAGTTTTGTATTGATATAGAAAGAGTAAATCGAAGACATATATTTTTTAAAAGATTGTGAAAATAATAACTTTGATTAATTTGACTATGTAGAGGTATAAGTGAAGGAATATTAATTTAAAAATATGATTGAATTTTCAGACAGATATTTAATGAAATTTGGTATATTTTTAAATTTAATGTAAAGGAGTGGTGATAATGATATGTACTA
The DNA window shown above is from Sporohalobacter salinus and carries:
- a CDS encoding aminopeptidase, with the protein product MNELEEAAKTVIEDCMDISEEETVLIVTDDYLFEVGQVLFELAKTRAKEAVLTEITIRENDGEEPPAEVSELMQQFDVILLPTYKSLSHTQARQKANKAGARIASLPEVTMEVMEDTLTVNYHKIKDRSLKLAEKLEQAETAKVIAPNGTNIEMSINGRSGHPDTGIYHNSGDFGNLPAGEAYIAPVEGTATGKFVVDGSMSGAVVNTEEIELIVEDGYVVDIKGKEAASDLEKVVNQYGKKAKNIAELGIGTNDQAKLCGNITVDEKIMGTIHIAIGDNMAFGGKVEVDSHLDGIITNPTLELDGEIIMEEGNLKL
- a CDS encoding DRTGG domain-containing protein, which translates into the protein MKLKDIKDITKSKVIVGENNLDLEINAACGADLMSDVLAFTAEKTLLLTGLTKLQVIRTADLIDLAAIIFVRGKQPSEKTVKLAKESEIPLLYTDYTLYESSGRLYQAGLRGDSPKEEV
- the argS gene encoding arginine--tRNA ligase; translated protein: MSFIFEIERKLKEKLREAIKRSVGLEIEEIPTIKLEDPREEKHGDYATNIAMVLSGKSEKSSRKIATEISNNLENFNYLSKVKVAGPGFINFYLKNDWLYEVLTEIKEKGMDYGRVNVGEGEKVQVEFVSVNPTGPLHVGHGRGAVVGDVLANLLDVAGYEVSKEYLINDAGNQMDMLGRSVAVRYQQLLGKEVSFLEEGYRGSYIEDIAEEIRIKNGDEYLEKANNDEIEYFREYAYDKMLNRIKQTVNEFGISFDNWFSERSLHPEAIEEVVQELKEVEYIYEEDGALWFKSTEFGDDKDRVVIKSDGSPTYFAADIAYHKNKFERGFDKVINIWGADHHSHVDRMKAVVEALGYDTESLSIILVQMVTLFEDGNEVQMSKRAGEFITLQDVIDEVGVDVARYFYIMRDTDSQLDFDLELAKQESTNNPIYYVQYAHARICSLLEKKENENVKLPDIEEIDLTNLQAEEEIDLLNKLASYPKEISKCAKTKEPHHLAQFVYDLASKFHSFYNKCPVILNDKEVMYARLHLVIACKQILKDILENLLGISAPEKM
- the arcC gene encoding carbamate kinase → MARIVVALGGNALGDTPQEQRKAVENTAGSIVNLIKEGHEVILAHGNGPQVGMINLAFEDSSANGSGVPEMPFPECGAMSQGYIGYHLQNAIGEKLEEENVDRSIASVVTQVIVDENDDAFDNPTKPVGSFYSKEKAEELEKEKGYNMIEDSGRGYRRVVPSPIPVDIAEKEVLKTLVDDNHLVIACGGGGVPVVREGSKLKGVPAVIDKDFASEKLAEILDADMLVILTAVEQVALNFGQENEEWLSKMDTEMAKEYCKEGHFAEGSMLPKVEAGIKFAECDSNNKTLITCLEKAKDGLDGKTGTVIA
- the argR gene encoding arginine repressor, which translates into the protein MNERQSEILNIIRNETVNTQRELVEKLHKRGIRATQSTVSRDIKRLSLVKIIDQNGEYRYTIPESDSGQEKKGWMKKVIDDFALEVNISNNLIIIDSLPGSADTLGAAIDQVDFSEVIGTVAGDDTLLLVIKPPEKAKKLYNEFKMMIEKNY
- a CDS encoding CBS domain-containing protein, translating into MQNFTLEITKQISADLTINDIMTDDVITLRPDNKLKNAKEIMRLRKISGIPIVDKDKRLLGIISIDDIIQGLEYDKLDNKISDMMSTDLITVNQNSSISDVIFKFKKYKFGRLPVIDDNDKLVGLITPGDITRKLLAKMKEEISKDGFGEDKVKKEIKKGNEEELPPLELQIEGGDFKSGGSASSKIKNVLKKLEIKTPLIRKAAIIAYEAEMNVVIHAKRGKILLEADQNQIKIIVEDSGPGIKDIESAMKPGYSTASEYIRELGFGAGMGLANIERYSDELNIESKVNQGTRIEAVIYLDSDD
- a CDS encoding glucose-6-phosphate isomerase — its product is MSKPRYQQEEWREKMKIRLDVNNMFANQIGEKHGFTPEDINNLEKRLVAAHKSIKEAKQEGKLGFMELPETQKEVANKIKKLVAEKRNEFDNFVVLGIGGSALGSIALRTAFTNSYDQKAPRLFISDNVDPTKFKEMLKTLDLEKTVFNVISKSGGTAETMSQFLIARDLVAKELGEDKIAEHFIATTSKDSGKLIKIAQKEGMETFHIPDNVGGRFSVLTPVGLLPAAFCGINIEELLAGAEYMDRRCDTDDIWKNPAYLNATLQYLADQNGKRISVMMPYVDKLKDIADWYRQLWAESLGKEKNREGDIVNVGPTPIKALGTTDQHSQVQLYMAGPYDKVITFLTVDDYGAEVEIPEEYSEIEEVSYLGGHTLNELITTEQTATELALTKRQRLNATINLPRVNEFTIGQLFYMLELQTAFAGELYNINAFNQPGVELGKNYTYGVLGRKDYEEMKEEYESRTQKDDKLIL
- a CDS encoding YfcC family protein — its product is MFSLKDFKMPSAYTILITLIIVVALLTWIVPAGKYQQQNGKPVPETYHQVEQNPQGIFEIIMAPVRGFHDAIGVSFFILVIGGYLGIVMETGAIDSGIAHITRALKGKEKWMIPILMIAFGLGGTSFGMCEETIAFYPLVIPVFLAAGYDVVTAVSVILLGAGVGCLGSTVNPFATGIASGFAKVSIGEGIGLRLLILVVLEAIAIYYVMKYADKVKKDPSKSIVYDLRERNRKHFLHSESQDENEFPELTGKRKLILGLFSISFLVMIFGVIPFEDIGITFLPTLGWWFKELTALFFVSALVVGLAGGLSEGEIVSSFIEGARDLLGVAFIVGISRGITVVMDHGHISATFLHWGESTLSQLGEIPFIIFTYLFYIPLSFLVPSTSGLATLSMPIMAPIGEFAGVGRELVVTIYQSSVGIVNLFTPTSGVVMGALAIAKLPYDRWIKHVWKLVGILIVANIILLSIGTI
- a CDS encoding LysM peptidoglycan-binding domain-containing protein, with amino-acid sequence MNRRKLKILFPLLIFLLIFNIYAVAFASSLGVRDLEVGMRGDDVKLLQKRLNNLGYSIEVDGIFGRETKEVVRKFQTKKNLLSDGIVGPRTIYYLQNAKIDLEYKVQPGDSLSELAKEYDVSINAIKKANDLKDSTIIVGQKLIIPDTAIGGGKEKNLYNIIIEYKVKSGDTLSELANRYNSDISEIKELNNLNAPRIKVGQTLKIPRKARGVKVSGSTSSYHRPRFIWPAKGRISSKFGYRIHPITSERHFHGGIDIAIPRGTTVKAAASGKVVTSSWVKGFGYTVIIRHKKRVKTLYAHNSRLLVRSGQYVRQGQAISRSGSTGRSTGPHLDFRILIDGDPIDPLDKLPHRY